The Stigmatella ashevillena genomic sequence CTGATGGTGGGCTTTGTCATCCCGCTCCTGCCTCGCTCCTCCCTCGGAATGCCTCCGGTAGGGCCCCTTCGCTCCACGGGCGTTACCCCGCTTCGCAGCTACTACGGACCCATCCGTCGGGCTCTCGCCTTCGCCGGGCTTCACCTTTCGGCTCGCCCGGCTACCTTGCTTCCGCGGGCTTTCTCCGCGGGGCGAGGAGCCCTTCCCTGTTTCAACCCATGGCCTTGTGCACGTGCCGTGGCCTTTACCCCGCCGAGCGGTCCTTCCCCTGGTCAACTTCGGAACGGACCTGCGGCCTTCGCCATGATTGTGGTGACTCAGCGCTCGGAACCTATCTGCTTACGGGGCCTCGACCGGCCGTTCATCGCGTCGTTACGGCCCGCGCACTCGCTCATCCCGCCCAGGGCGGGACTTTGTCGGTGGGCTTCGCTCTCGGGCATCTCCCCCGCGAGCGCCACCCCAGCTATGCGGCTTCGACCTGTTGCCGCTTCGGGACTCTCACCCTACGGGTCCATGGGTACCTCCAGGCATCACACAAACTTGCCGAGCATCGTCTCGCTCGTGCCTTGGGTGTAGAAGTCGGCGGTATCCAAGAAGTTGCCGCCCGCGGCCAGGTACCGGTCGAAGATCGCGCGCGAGACCTCTTCCGGCGAACCCCACGCCCCAAACAGGCCGTCGGTTCCGAACGTCATGGTACCGAGCGCCAAGGGGCTGACACGAAGGCCTGAACGGCCAAGGGCGTAGTATCGATCAATGGGCATGGGAGTGCTTCCTTTCGTGGGCAAATATTGGACTGGACAGTCCAATTAAGAGAACAAGTCATCGCCTCGGAAGGCCTTCCGAGGGTGCTAAGACGCCTTCAACCCCTCGAGTGCGAAGAGGGCGATGTCTCGAAGCGCCTCGGGGGTCGAGCCCGCCTTGGCGCTGATCCGCATGCCCCGGATCGTCGAGAGGAGAAAGCGCCCCGCCGCGCGCTCGTCCGCCGAAGCGCGAACCTCTCCCTTGCGCTTGGCTTCCTGCACGACGCGCTCGAACGCGGCTTCACAAAGCATGCTGGCGGACTTCACCATCGATGCGACCTCGGGATCCAACGTCGCGAGCTCTGCGGTCGCGTTCACGGACAGGCAGCCTCGGGCCAGCTCACTGGGACTCTGATCCGCGATGGCGAGCAGCACCTTTCCGATCGCCGACAGCGGCGAGGCCGCGGTCCGCAGGTTCTCGAAGAGCTCCGCGCCCGTCTCGGCTTGGTAGTACCTCAACGCTTCGAGGTAGATCCGGCGCTTGTCGCCAAAAGTGTCGTACATGCTCTGGCGCCCGATGCCCATCGCCCGCAGAAGGTCGTCGGTCGAGGTCGCCTCGTATCCCTTTTCCCAGAAAACGAGCATGGCCCGCTTCAACGCCTCATCGCGATCGAACTCTTTGGTGCGTGCCATCCTCACTGCATAAAGATTCTGGACTCATCTGTCAATTAATCCAGCAACCCGTGTGCGACAATGAGGCACCCAAGACACCTCCCTGCTCTCAAGTAGGCAAGGGTAAGCTTCTGGGCTGGCCGAGGGCTTCTCCTGTAGAAGCGGCGGAATGAAGAATGAAGTCTTGGTGCTCTCCTACGCAGGCTGTGGAACCTGCAAGAAGGCCCTCCAGTGGCTGAACCAGCACGGGGTGGCCTACCGCCTCCGCGCCATCGTTGACGCGCCTCCCACGCAGGCGGAGCTTGCCCAGTGGGTGCCCCAGAGTGGTGTGTCCGTGCGCAAGTGGCTCAACACCAGCGGACAGAGCTACCGCGCCCTGGGCAAGGAGAAGGTGGACGCCGCCAGCGACGCACAGCTCATCCGCTGGCTCGCGGCGGACGGAAAGCTCGTCAAGCGGCCCGTCCTGGTCCAAGGCAACACGGTGCTCGTCGGCTTCAAGCCCGAGACCTACTCGCAACACCTCTCAGGCACGTAAACGCTGTACCGCCCTCCTCTCCCCCATCCCACGAGACTACCGTGACGCATCGACATCTCAGCAGAGGCGAATTTCTCGCCCTCTCAGGCCTGCTGGCAGGCTCCTCGTTTCTGTCTCACACGGCCGCAGCCGCTCCCAACAAACCGCCCCCTGCCAGTGGAAGCGCGGGCGCGCGCGGGGCCAAGCCCGGTCCGGCCAAGCCCGAGCGGGCACAATGCGAGCGCTTGATGTGGCAGTGCCGGGCCTCCCTGACCCAGGGCGCCACCGAGGACTTGAGCACCGAACTCATCCGGATCGGCGAGTGGCTCGGCCGCCAAGGCATCGCGGCGGACATGTATGGCTACGGCGAGTTCATCCAGTCCTTCGAGCGGAACATCGCCGAGCGGCTTGGCTTCGAAGAGGGGTGTTTCATGCCCACGGGCACCATGGCCCAACTCTGTGCGCTGCGTGTCTACGCGGACGAGAGCACCAACCGGATCGTGGGCGTCCACCCCTCGTCCCATCACGTCCTGCACGAGGACGACAGCTACTCGGTGCTGCACGGCCTGCGCGCCGAGATGCTTGCGCCCTGGTCCAGGCCCTTGCTTGCCCGTGACGTGAAGAATGCCCAGGAGCGTCCAGGGGTGGTCAGCGTCGAGCTGCCCGTGCGCTGGCTGGGCGGGCAACTCCAGACCTGGGAGCAACTGGAGGAGCTCAAGCGCACGTGCCGGGAACTTGGCGTGAAGTTCCACATGGATGGTGCCCGATTGTGGGAGTGCCAGCCTTTCTACAACCGCTCCTATGCGGACATCTGCCGTGGCTTCGACTCCGTGTACGTGTCCCTCTACAAGACGGTGGGCGCCATCGGAGGAGCCGTGCTGGTGGGTGGGCGCAACTTCATCAAAGAAGCACGCCTCTGGCGGCACCGGCACGGAGGAAATCTCTTTCAGATGCTGCCCTACGTGGCCTCCGCGGCGATGCGCCTGGAAGAAGCACTGGCCCGTCTTCCGGGCGATGTCCAGCGCGCGAAGTCCCTGTCCGAGGGGTTGGCCGCCGACTCCCGCCTCACGGTGCTTCCCAGACCGGTCCAGACCAGCATGTTCCACGTCTTCTTCCGGGGAGAGCCCGCGGCGCTGGTGAAGCAGCGCGACCGCATCGCACGGGAGCAGGGCCTCTGGGTCGCGGATGAATTCAACGACACGCGCGTCCCTGGCGTGGTCGAGGTGGAATTGCAAACAGGAAAAGGGTTCGAGAACGTCGACATCAAGGACGCCGTGCGGGCCTTCCTCTCGTTGCTCGAGCCTGCATAATCCGAGAACCCCCAACGGTGAACAGCGGCCGCTGCCTACTGCTGCTCACGGACGTTTCTCTCGCTGTCCTCCAAACCCAGGGGCAAGCACGTGTCTCGTGCTGAATGGCACCTTGGGCTGGCCAGCCGACGGCACCGGCTCGTCCATGCATTCATGGGACTGCGTGGAAAACGCAAGCGGAGGAGTGCCCGCAATGAGCAGAAGCTGGTGGCGCAGGGGGATGGCGGGGGTATTCGCCATGGGACTGATGTATGGGAATGTTTGCTGGGCGAACTGGACGTTCTTCGATCCAGCCCAGGGAGCACCCCGGGACGCATGGGGAATCACGGAAGACGATGGCGGGAACCTCTGGATTGCCGGAGGAGAAGAAGGGCTCTTTCTCCTGCGGCCCGAAGCAACCCAGTTCGAGCGATTCACCCTGACCGATGGCCTGCGGCCCTACGGCTATCTCGAGGACGGCAGTGCGCCCGTAGGCCCGAAATACCTCAAGGTCATCTCGGTGGCGGGAGGGCCTCCCGGAACGGTGTTCGTGGGCTACGAAGGCCAGGGCGCTTGCGAGAGCAACTTCTACCGGCCCGGCCGCGAGCGGGACCCGAACATCTACAAGAGCGGTGACGCGGACAAGGTCACCCTGACGGATACGGGCATCCAGGTCGCCCACTACGACATCTCCTCTGGAACGAGTTCGGAGAGCGGAGAGGCTGGAGACCGCGAGAAGGTCTGCTCCGTGCGGCGCATCGTGTGGGACCGGAAGTACGGCAACCTGTGGTTCGGTGCCAACCATGCCTTCGCCTGGGGAGATCCGAACCACCAGAGTGCCCCCACCTGCAATGGACAACACCACTGCTCGGGGGTGAGGGAACACACGCACCCGCACATCAATGCGAAGGATGCATCAGGCCATGTCTTCCGGCTCACCGACGCATACCACGGGATCGCCGTGCTGCCCGATGGCGACGTGTGGTTCGGCGGCGCCAACCGCACCACCCGTTTTCGCTTCATGACCGTGAAGCCCCCCCGTGACTTCGAGAGCGCACGCAAGAAGTCCGAGAACGCGTCCGCCATCGCCAACCGCATCGATGTCTGGCCAGACCTGGTGGACGAGATCGGCATCCCAGGCCCCTCCGACCGGGTTGACGACATTGTGTCCGGCATGGCGCTGATGCCGGATGGCTCGGTGTGGGTGAGTTCCTACGCGCGGGGCCTAGCGCTGCTGAGCCCCACGGGCAAGGTGAATCAGTATGCCCTCAATACCGGACCGGACCGGTTCATCACCTCGCTCGTGAGAGACCCGTCCGACGACAGTCTCTGGATCGGGCTGCGCTGGGGCGGAGGACTCATCCGGATGAAGGACAACCAGGTGACCCGGTATGCCTCGGCGCTCGGCTCCCTGACCTCCCGTCCCATCTGGGACCTCCAGTCCACGGTCCGCGCAGGCCAGCGGCGGCTCCTCGTGGCCTTCGGGCGTGACGAGTACGGCCACGACGGCGGCATCGGCATCTATGTAGGCGACTAGCAAACCGAAAGGCCCTTCCAACGCCCTCCCGCTGGCCCCGCTTGCCCTCCGTGGGGGTGCAAGCGGGGTCCACCGGCCGGGGTCGCTGGCCCGTCCGGATCGGCGCTACACTGCACGGGCATGACGCTCCCCCCCGGCCTGGGTCTCGCGCCCGGCCACCGCGTGAAGTGGATCGATGGCCGCATCGCCGTCGAATCCGACGATGATCGCAGCCGCCTCCGCGCCGCGCTGGAGCGCAACCTCGTGGCCGAAGACGAAGGCCGCACGCTCATTCTTGGTGGCCAGATCCGCGCCCACCTCAGTGCCCCCGCTTACGTTGAGCCGCTCACGGCCTTCGAGGCGCGTTTCCTCGCCGACAACGACGTGCCCCTGTCGCTCCCCACCGGCACGCCTGCGTTCTCACCGCGCACAGACCTCCATACTCACTTCGCTGGGGCCCTTCCCGGGAGGATCCTCGTCGAGCTGGCCGCTGCCACGGAGGGGGTCACCGTGCCGCGAGGTGTGCTCGCAGAGGCAGGCATCGATGCTCGCCAGGATGTCCCCGCCGCCGCCCTCAGCACGCTGGCGCGAGAGCGGCTCTCGCGCAGCTTCGATGTTCCCCTCGACCGGCAGATCACGTTCCAGGACATGGAGCGCCTCTACGCACGGCGAAGTCCCCTCACCAAGCACCCCCGCCTCTTCGTTCCACAGCTCTGGGCCATTGCCCGGGAGTTCGCCACCCACGGCGTACGCTATGCCGAACTCTCGCTGTCCACGGCGGTAGAGCCCGAGGTCCTCGCCGCGCTTCATGCCTCGCTCGACAGCATCGAAGCAGACAGCGGTGTACGCCTCCGCTTCCTCGTGGCCTTGTCCCGCCACGACGACCTCGAGTGGGATCTCGATGTCCTCGAGCGCCTCGAGCAGTGTCTTCCCAGCCGTGCCATCACGGGCGTGGACTTCATGGGTCATGAGACATGCTCCACGCGGGCCTTCGTACCGGTCCTCGAGCGTGCCGGGGCTCTCGGAGAGGCGCGGCCTGGTTTCGTGGTCCGCGTGCACGCAGGGGAGAACCCTGCGTTCCCGGAGAACGTCCGCGAGGCTGTCCGCACGCTGCTGCCCTTCCCAGGAATCGAGATCCGCATCGGCCACGGGCTCTACGGCGTCGACGATGAGACCCTGGCCTCCATGGCCCGCAACTCGGACCGGGTGGTGGTGGAGTTCAACCTCACCTCCAACCTCGCCCTCAACAACATCCAGACCACGCTGCAAGTGCCGCTGCGACGGTATGTGGATGCTGGCGTCTCGGCCGTGCTCGGGAGCGACGGCGCCGGCCTCTACGGCACCTCCGCCACCGATGAAGCACGCGCTGCCCTCGCCTGCGGCCTCGACGAGCAGCGGCTTGCCTGGCTCCGGCACACGGAAGACGCGCTGCTGAAGAAACGCCACGAGAACGAACGCACCCAACCTCTGCTCGGTGACTGGCTCCCCCCTCCGCCCGCCCCCCGGAGGCACTTCACCCCGGCCCGCGCCACCGAGCTCGCGGCGCTGCGCGGCTCGGTGCGGGCGGCCCAGGAGCAGAGGCTTCGCCAGATGGGGGCCACCGTCACCCAGGAGGTGCCCGCCCTGGCCGGACGCCCCCTCCTGTGGCTCGCGGGGGCGTGGCGTCACGCATTCGCGGCCTGGTCACCGGAAGAAATCCGAAATGCTTCCGAGATCCTCACGGAGGTCCTGCGTGGCCTCGCCTCCCGCGGGGGCCTTCTCCTGACCGGCGGGACGTGCCACGGAATGGAAGGGTTGAGCCACGGCCTTGCCGCTCAGGTGGGCGTCGATGTCCTCGGCGCCATCGTGGAGGAAACGCTCGCGGAGGACCTCGACGCTCGCGTGCGGACCTTCTGGCGCTGTGCGCGCTCCTTGTACGAGAAGGCCGCGCCCGTGGTTCGCCTGGTGCGCGACGCACACGGGCTCGGGCTGTTCCTCGGCGGAGGCCTCATTGTCGCGGACGAGCAACAAGCGGCCCACAACGTCCGTGCCCGGCACGTGATGCTGTCCGGACTGAGGGGCGCCGCGGTGGACGCCGCGCGTGCCAGCCAGCACGTCCGCTTCGTTGACGACGCGGCAAGCATCCTGGCTGCACTCGATGACACACGTCCGTGGGGCCAGCTCCGCTACCCCG encodes the following:
- a CDS encoding aldo/keto reductase → MPIDRYYALGRSGLRVSPLALGTMTFGTDGLFGAWGSPEEVSRAIFDRYLAAGGNFLDTADFYTQGTSETMLGKFV
- a CDS encoding TetR/AcrR family transcriptional regulator, with the protein product MARTKEFDRDEALKRAMLVFWEKGYEATSTDDLLRAMGIGRQSMYDTFGDKRRIYLEALRYYQAETGAELFENLRTAASPLSAIGKVLLAIADQSPSELARGCLSVNATAELATLDPEVASMVKSASMLCEAAFERVVQEAKRKGEVRASADERAAGRFLLSTIRGMRISAKAGSTPEALRDIALFALEGLKAS
- a CDS encoding threonine aldolase family protein, which encodes MTHRHLSRGEFLALSGLLAGSSFLSHTAAAAPNKPPPASGSAGARGAKPGPAKPERAQCERLMWQCRASLTQGATEDLSTELIRIGEWLGRQGIAADMYGYGEFIQSFERNIAERLGFEEGCFMPTGTMAQLCALRVYADESTNRIVGVHPSSHHVLHEDDSYSVLHGLRAEMLAPWSRPLLARDVKNAQERPGVVSVELPVRWLGGQLQTWEQLEELKRTCRELGVKFHMDGARLWECQPFYNRSYADICRGFDSVYVSLYKTVGAIGGAVLVGGRNFIKEARLWRHRHGGNLFQMLPYVASAAMRLEEALARLPGDVQRAKSLSEGLAADSRLTVLPRPVQTSMFHVFFRGEPAALVKQRDRIAREQGLWVADEFNDTRVPGVVEVELQTGKGFENVDIKDAVRAFLSLLEPA
- a CDS encoding Spx/MgsR family RNA polymerase-binding regulatory protein; its protein translation is MKNEVLVLSYAGCGTCKKALQWLNQHGVAYRLRAIVDAPPTQAELAQWVPQSGVSVRKWLNTSGQSYRALGKEKVDAASDAQLIRWLAADGKLVKRPVLVQGNTVLVGFKPETYSQHLSGT
- a CDS encoding NUDIX domain-containing protein, with the translated sequence MTLPPGLGLAPGHRVKWIDGRIAVESDDDRSRLRAALERNLVAEDEGRTLILGGQIRAHLSAPAYVEPLTAFEARFLADNDVPLSLPTGTPAFSPRTDLHTHFAGALPGRILVELAAATEGVTVPRGVLAEAGIDARQDVPAAALSTLARERLSRSFDVPLDRQITFQDMERLYARRSPLTKHPRLFVPQLWAIAREFATHGVRYAELSLSTAVEPEVLAALHASLDSIEADSGVRLRFLVALSRHDDLEWDLDVLERLEQCLPSRAITGVDFMGHETCSTRAFVPVLERAGALGEARPGFVVRVHAGENPAFPENVREAVRTLLPFPGIEIRIGHGLYGVDDETLASMARNSDRVVVEFNLTSNLALNNIQTTLQVPLRRYVDAGVSAVLGSDGAGLYGTSATDEARAALACGLDEQRLAWLRHTEDALLKKRHENERTQPLLGDWLPPPPAPRRHFTPARATELAALRGSVRAAQEQRLRQMGATVTQEVPALAGRPLLWLAGAWRHAFAAWSPEEIRNASEILTEVLRGLASRGGLLLTGGTCHGMEGLSHGLAAQVGVDVLGAIVEETLAEDLDARVRTFWRCARSLYEKAAPVVRLVRDAHGLGLFLGGGLIVADEQQAAHNVRARHVMLSGLRGAAVDAARASQHVRFVDDAASILAALDDTRPWGQLRYPGPNDAADIVVIRRGSLGEDELLLIRRHDDSDAAAGRMSLPGGFVHPGEAPRDAAVRELLEETGLRIPAAALSPVAIVAGGGRDPRDTDERWVRSHVFAVRIDGEDATPHGTSSNLVLGGSDAAAALFVSSTHRPRLAFDHDSLVTQALAVLSQG